Proteins encoded within one genomic window of Pseudorasbora parva isolate DD20220531a chromosome 3, ASM2467924v1, whole genome shotgun sequence:
- the zmp:0000000629 gene encoding cytosolic phospholipase A2 gamma isoform X1, protein MLVKLASAVSQMSESKLQESDVRIRHSLSKDEEEFRVRRRNTVQQCLQNHKIDCSENGVPNIALLGSGGGQRAMVGLLASLDKLQKVGLLDSVLYLSGVSGSTWCMASLYQEPDWSTKLEAVKDKIVQRLNGPEVSWTDASAKLKKYYYEKDLFSLTDVWAVMVVTMFAKEINEHTLSEQWHQQSKDPFPIYAVIDKQSKQGNEGDPWFEFTPHEAGYSLIGASIAVSNFGSQFEKGSVKKKQPEIDMLYLQALCGSALADGVENKKFLWQNIKECLHQSRHEKMGEDCLSEDQCSQVLLDLADINLCVLEGKDHSAHDKSIRTMLKELAGGKSQTIDPVQKTNLEPYTMEVIKKLSDGLKTLPFNIWLSIYRCMAKWIWGRKYNFLHKMTDKEVPAALLKSEKRDFEDAGPLLNSPYFSVLRKAREIDLIISLDFSDGDPFMTVREAAKTCREQNIPFPEVNIPSTDLKKPKDFYVFKGQNAPTVIHIPLFNEVNCGDQIEDWRSKYTTFQGPYSAEMISDLMEVAGKNITNNAEKMVEEIRAVAGLQV, encoded by the exons ATGTTAGTCAAACTCGCATCAGCTGTCAGTCAG ATGAGTGAATCCAAACTCCAGGAAAG TGACGTGAGAATCAGACACTCTCTGAGTAAGGACGAGGAGGAGTTTAGAGTCCGAAGGAGAAACACTGTTCAACAATGCCTGCAGAACCACAAGATAGACTGCAGTGAG AATGGGGTGCCAAACATTGCATTACTGGGTTCTGGAGGAGGACAAAGAGCCATGGTGGGTTTGCTGGCATCCCTCGATAAACTCCAAAAAGTGGGACTTCTGGACTCTGTCCTTTATCTGAGCGGAGTCTCTGGATCCACCTG GTGCATGGCCTCCTTATATCAGGAACCAGACTGGTCCACCAAACTAGAGGCTGTGAAAGACAAGATTGTCCAGAGACTCAACGGTCCTGAAGTCAGCTGGACAGACGCATCTGCCAAACTGAAGAAATATTACTATGAGAAGGACCTCTTCAGTTTGACTGATGTCTGGGCGGTGATGGTCGTCACAATGTTTGCGAAAGAG ATCAatgaacacacactctcagagcAGTGGCACCAGCAGAGTAAAGACCCGTTTCCCATCTATGCAGTGATCGACAAGCAAAGCAAACAGGGAAATGAAGGAg ACCCCTGGTTTGAGTTCACTCCTCATGAAGCTGGTTATTCCCTCATCGGCGCGTCTATAGCGGTCTCCAACTTCGGCAGTCAGTTTGAAAAAGGCTCTGTGAAGAAGAAGCAGCCTGAAATTGACATGCTGTACCTGCAAG CTCTGTGTGGCAGCGCTTTGGCTGATGGAGTGGAGAATAAGAAATTCCTCTGGCAAAATATAAAAG agtGCTTGCATCAATCAAGACATGAGAAAATGGGGGAAG ACTGCCTATCTGAAGACCAGTGTTCTCAGGTGCTCTTGGACCTTGCAGACATTAATCTCTGTGTTTTGGAGGGCAAAGATCATTCTGCTCATGATAAATCCATCAGAACAATGCTGAAAG AACTTGCTGGAGGCAAAAGTCAGACGATTGATCCAGTGCAAAAAACAAATCTAGAGCCGTACACCATGGAGGTTATCAAGAAATTGAGTGATGGGTTGAAGACGCTGCCATTCA ATATTTGGCTCAGCATTTATAGATGCATGGCTAAATGGATTTGGGGCAGGAAATATAACTTTCTCCACAAAATGACAG ATAAGGAAGTGCCTGCCGCTCTACTGAAAAGTGAGAAGAGAGACTTTGAAGACGCTGGACCGCTGCTCAACTCGCCCTACTTCTCTGTGCTGAGAAAAGCGAGAGAAATTGACCTTATCATTTCCCTGGATTTCAGTGACGGTGATCCTTTCATG ACTGTGAGGGAAGCTGCCAAGACGTGCAGGGAGCAAAACATCCCTTTCCCTGAGGTCAACATTCCCAGTACAGACTTAAAGAAACCAAAGGACTTCTATGTGTTTAAAGGCCAAAACGCTCCAACCGTGATACACATCCCTCTCTTCAATGAGGTCAACTGTGGAG ATCAAATTGAGGACTGGCGCAGCAAATATACCACATTTCAAGGTCCTTACAGCGCTGAGATGATCTCTGATCTTATGGAGGTCGCTGGAAAAAATATCACAAACAATGCCGAGAAAATGGTGGAAGAGATTCGGGCAGTTGCCGGGCTCCAGGTGTAG
- the zmp:0000000629 gene encoding cytosolic phospholipase A2 gamma isoform X2 gives MSESKLQESDVRIRHSLSKDEEEFRVRRRNTVQQCLQNHKIDCSENGVPNIALLGSGGGQRAMVGLLASLDKLQKVGLLDSVLYLSGVSGSTWCMASLYQEPDWSTKLEAVKDKIVQRLNGPEVSWTDASAKLKKYYYEKDLFSLTDVWAVMVVTMFAKEINEHTLSEQWHQQSKDPFPIYAVIDKQSKQGNEGDPWFEFTPHEAGYSLIGASIAVSNFGSQFEKGSVKKKQPEIDMLYLQALCGSALADGVENKKFLWQNIKECLHQSRHEKMGEDCLSEDQCSQVLLDLADINLCVLEGKDHSAHDKSIRTMLKELAGGKSQTIDPVQKTNLEPYTMEVIKKLSDGLKTLPFNIWLSIYRCMAKWIWGRKYNFLHKMTDKEVPAALLKSEKRDFEDAGPLLNSPYFSVLRKAREIDLIISLDFSDGDPFMTVREAAKTCREQNIPFPEVNIPSTDLKKPKDFYVFKGQNAPTVIHIPLFNEVNCGDQIEDWRSKYTTFQGPYSAEMISDLMEVAGKNITNNAEKMVEEIRAVAGLQV, from the exons ATGAGTGAATCCAAACTCCAGGAAAG TGACGTGAGAATCAGACACTCTCTGAGTAAGGACGAGGAGGAGTTTAGAGTCCGAAGGAGAAACACTGTTCAACAATGCCTGCAGAACCACAAGATAGACTGCAGTGAG AATGGGGTGCCAAACATTGCATTACTGGGTTCTGGAGGAGGACAAAGAGCCATGGTGGGTTTGCTGGCATCCCTCGATAAACTCCAAAAAGTGGGACTTCTGGACTCTGTCCTTTATCTGAGCGGAGTCTCTGGATCCACCTG GTGCATGGCCTCCTTATATCAGGAACCAGACTGGTCCACCAAACTAGAGGCTGTGAAAGACAAGATTGTCCAGAGACTCAACGGTCCTGAAGTCAGCTGGACAGACGCATCTGCCAAACTGAAGAAATATTACTATGAGAAGGACCTCTTCAGTTTGACTGATGTCTGGGCGGTGATGGTCGTCACAATGTTTGCGAAAGAG ATCAatgaacacacactctcagagcAGTGGCACCAGCAGAGTAAAGACCCGTTTCCCATCTATGCAGTGATCGACAAGCAAAGCAAACAGGGAAATGAAGGAg ACCCCTGGTTTGAGTTCACTCCTCATGAAGCTGGTTATTCCCTCATCGGCGCGTCTATAGCGGTCTCCAACTTCGGCAGTCAGTTTGAAAAAGGCTCTGTGAAGAAGAAGCAGCCTGAAATTGACATGCTGTACCTGCAAG CTCTGTGTGGCAGCGCTTTGGCTGATGGAGTGGAGAATAAGAAATTCCTCTGGCAAAATATAAAAG agtGCTTGCATCAATCAAGACATGAGAAAATGGGGGAAG ACTGCCTATCTGAAGACCAGTGTTCTCAGGTGCTCTTGGACCTTGCAGACATTAATCTCTGTGTTTTGGAGGGCAAAGATCATTCTGCTCATGATAAATCCATCAGAACAATGCTGAAAG AACTTGCTGGAGGCAAAAGTCAGACGATTGATCCAGTGCAAAAAACAAATCTAGAGCCGTACACCATGGAGGTTATCAAGAAATTGAGTGATGGGTTGAAGACGCTGCCATTCA ATATTTGGCTCAGCATTTATAGATGCATGGCTAAATGGATTTGGGGCAGGAAATATAACTTTCTCCACAAAATGACAG ATAAGGAAGTGCCTGCCGCTCTACTGAAAAGTGAGAAGAGAGACTTTGAAGACGCTGGACCGCTGCTCAACTCGCCCTACTTCTCTGTGCTGAGAAAAGCGAGAGAAATTGACCTTATCATTTCCCTGGATTTCAGTGACGGTGATCCTTTCATG ACTGTGAGGGAAGCTGCCAAGACGTGCAGGGAGCAAAACATCCCTTTCCCTGAGGTCAACATTCCCAGTACAGACTTAAAGAAACCAAAGGACTTCTATGTGTTTAAAGGCCAAAACGCTCCAACCGTGATACACATCCCTCTCTTCAATGAGGTCAACTGTGGAG ATCAAATTGAGGACTGGCGCAGCAAATATACCACATTTCAAGGTCCTTACAGCGCTGAGATGATCTCTGATCTTATGGAGGTCGCTGGAAAAAATATCACAAACAATGCCGAGAAAATGGTGGAAGAGATTCGGGCAGTTGCCGGGCTCCAGGTGTAG